In Nitrospira sp., a single genomic region encodes these proteins:
- a CDS encoding PhoH family protein has product MKKLKLREGTNTSVLFGHHDRHLKLIEDDLGVRLSARGEELTVDGTPDATRHAERVLTELAALANEGMVLQPEDITHALFALKQSPDAPLKELLSTATTIVTKKRFVAPKTPTQKSYIEAIETHDIVIGIGPAGTGKTYLAMAMAVSALMKRQVSRIILARPAVEAGEKLGFLPGDMYEKINPYLRPLYDALFDMMDMERATRAIERGDIEIAPLAFMRGRTLNDSFVILDEAQNATAEQMKMFLTRLGFSSKAVVTGDITQIDLPPERVSGLIEVRDILRDVEGIRFIYFDERDVVRHKLVQDIIKAYDQHHERTQDPMASPPGRRPPPYPNARTSTPSPTQQSPKSSLGQPH; this is encoded by the coding sequence GTGAAAAAACTCAAGCTGCGAGAAGGTACCAACACCTCCGTCTTGTTCGGTCACCATGACCGACACCTCAAGCTGATTGAAGATGATCTCGGCGTGCGTCTTTCAGCGCGCGGCGAGGAACTCACAGTTGATGGAACCCCGGATGCGACTCGCCACGCCGAGCGAGTTCTGACCGAGCTTGCCGCTCTCGCTAACGAAGGAATGGTTCTTCAGCCTGAAGACATTACGCATGCGCTCTTTGCGCTGAAGCAGAGTCCCGACGCTCCATTGAAGGAGCTCTTGTCTACAGCCACGACTATTGTCACGAAGAAACGCTTCGTCGCGCCGAAGACTCCGACTCAGAAATCATACATCGAAGCTATTGAAACTCACGACATCGTGATCGGAATCGGCCCGGCCGGCACAGGCAAGACCTACCTCGCCATGGCTATGGCTGTGAGTGCGTTGATGAAGCGCCAAGTTAGTCGGATTATTTTGGCGCGTCCAGCGGTAGAGGCTGGCGAGAAGCTCGGGTTTCTTCCGGGCGATATGTACGAAAAGATTAATCCGTACCTGCGTCCTCTCTATGACGCATTGTTCGATATGATGGACATGGAACGTGCCACTAGAGCGATCGAGCGAGGCGATATTGAGATCGCACCTTTGGCGTTCATGCGAGGCCGCACGCTGAATGACTCTTTCGTCATTCTCGATGAGGCTCAGAATGCAACTGCCGAGCAGATGAAGATGTTTCTGACTCGGCTTGGTTTCAGCTCGAAGGCTGTCGTGACGGGAGATATCACTCAGATCGATCTGCCGCCTGAGCGGGTATCTGGACTCATCGAAGTCCGTGATATCCTTCGCGACGTGGAAGGCATTCGATTCATCTATTTTGACGAACGGGACGTTGTCAGGCACAAGCTGGTGCAGGACATCATCAAGGCCTACGATCAGCATCACGAACGAACTCAGGATCCAATGGCATCACCTCCGGGTCGCCGACCTCCACCTTATCCTAACGCTCGAACGTCAACGCCTTCCCCGACACAGCAGTCGCCCAAGTCGTCTTTGGGACAACCACATTAA
- a CDS encoding SAM-dependent methyltransferase — MLQDADALPQLIGDYKPVDQWQVHVNQLFYRFRSNQIRNFYQTFASADYRLAHALATDYFEKILKRDAPLSRATNDSNPLTVMEWGPGNGNLAACFLSHIQMLDKQEQVYRRIRYVMVDWEQSLLDGAIASPALAQHRDRIVPLCTTVDRLPGITEGTVDRIICNELWNDLPTKLMCRQAGDIEEEFLRPNLSDALHAKVDDWAAFVRAFDAKDVETLRRFPPFFDDLVWEREYRTVDWKEAPHRKTVTEFLRRIDEQVVVPVNIGAFMTLREAKRLLAPDAVGFSSFDAGSTDLKVLNDPNKPCSGQFGGQQSYMVNFPLVEAVGKQLGADKVMVESQREFIGRSLRTNVLTLMDLLATHPSAGTKMEPWEQDRLMLQTIRALDEVYQSPYERKIEFPLSADTPADERDGMQALVDGLKATGVSDTVAYLTEEELTGASRNLEEIGYDPHSFLIALTAPPSPVDYFHLLMRR, encoded by the coding sequence ATGTTGCAAGACGCAGATGCGCTTCCCCAACTGATCGGCGACTACAAGCCAGTTGATCAATGGCAAGTCCACGTCAATCAGCTCTTCTATAGGTTCCGGAGCAATCAAATCCGGAACTTTTATCAAACCTTTGCATCGGCCGACTATCGGTTGGCCCACGCCCTTGCTACGGACTATTTTGAGAAGATCTTGAAGCGGGATGCCCCTCTGTCGCGTGCCACGAACGACTCGAACCCTCTGACGGTCATGGAATGGGGGCCCGGCAACGGGAATCTGGCGGCCTGTTTCCTGTCGCATATCCAGATGCTCGACAAACAAGAGCAGGTCTATCGGCGGATTCGTTATGTGATGGTGGATTGGGAACAATCCCTCTTGGATGGAGCGATCGCGTCTCCCGCCTTGGCCCAGCATCGTGATCGAATTGTACCTCTCTGTACGACAGTCGACCGCCTCCCCGGTATCACTGAGGGAACGGTGGATCGGATTATCTGCAACGAACTCTGGAACGATTTACCCACCAAGCTGATGTGCCGGCAGGCCGGAGACATCGAGGAAGAATTCCTGCGTCCCAATCTCAGTGATGCGCTTCATGCCAAGGTCGATGATTGGGCGGCGTTTGTGCGAGCGTTTGATGCGAAGGACGTGGAGACACTCAGACGGTTTCCTCCGTTTTTCGACGACCTCGTGTGGGAACGGGAGTATCGAACCGTTGACTGGAAGGAGGCTCCTCACCGTAAGACCGTCACGGAATTCCTCCGACGCATCGATGAACAAGTCGTCGTCCCGGTCAATATCGGCGCGTTCATGACCTTGAGGGAGGCCAAACGTCTCCTGGCTCCCGATGCAGTGGGATTCAGTAGCTTCGATGCGGGCAGTACGGACCTCAAGGTGCTCAATGATCCCAATAAGCCGTGCTCCGGCCAGTTCGGGGGGCAGCAGAGCTACATGGTGAATTTCCCCCTTGTGGAAGCGGTCGGTAAGCAACTGGGCGCGGACAAGGTGATGGTAGAAAGTCAGCGAGAGTTCATCGGGCGTAGCCTGAGAACCAATGTCCTGACCCTCATGGATCTCTTGGCGACCCATCCGTCCGCCGGGACGAAGATGGAACCCTGGGAACAGGATCGGTTGATGCTTCAAACCATCCGGGCCCTAGATGAGGTTTATCAGAGCCCATACGAGAGGAAGATCGAATTTCCGCTCAGCGCAGACACGCCAGCGGACGAGCGTGACGGCATGCAAGCGCTGGTCGATGGCTTGAAGGCCACCGGTGTGTCGGATACGGTCGCGTATCTGACTGAAGAGGAACTGACCGGCGCCTCGAGAAATCTCGAAGAAATTGGCTACGACCCGCACTCTTTTCTCATCGCACTCACGGCTCCGCCGAGTCCGGTGGATTACTTTCACCTGCTGATGCGTCGCTGA
- a CDS encoding glycosyltransferase family 2 protein, with protein sequence MSAPHPWASVLVPVKDEIENLTPLIEGLLKVMRSHSHSRSRPFEIILIDDGSTDGSSELMDQFAMRHPEVRAIHFDQNYGKTAALDAGFKQSSGETIIHIDADLQQDSHDILLMLPLVEAYDVVCGWRKDRQDNLVRKLSSRIANFVRNIFTRDGIHDTGCPLKLFRRPVLDKLYLFEGMHRFFPALALMHGFTITEIPVRHYPRIHGESKYGVGNRLFKSLYDLIAVRWMHHRVLRYRYQSSPVAK encoded by the coding sequence ATGAGTGCCCCTCATCCATGGGCTTCAGTCCTTGTTCCGGTGAAGGACGAGATCGAGAATCTCACGCCCTTGATTGAGGGCCTCCTCAAGGTGATGCGCTCTCACAGCCACTCACGCAGCCGGCCCTTCGAGATCATCCTAATTGATGACGGGAGCACAGACGGAAGCAGCGAGTTGATGGACCAATTCGCCATGAGGCACCCTGAAGTTCGGGCGATTCATTTTGATCAGAACTACGGCAAGACGGCAGCATTGGATGCCGGCTTCAAACAATCCTCTGGGGAAACCATCATCCATATCGATGCCGATCTCCAACAAGACAGCCACGATATTCTATTGATGCTGCCGCTCGTGGAGGCTTATGACGTCGTATGCGGATGGAGGAAAGACCGTCAGGACAACCTCGTGCGCAAGCTTTCTTCGCGCATCGCCAACTTCGTTAGAAATATTTTTACCCGCGACGGCATTCACGATACGGGATGCCCCCTAAAACTATTCCGCCGACCGGTTTTGGATAAACTCTACCTGTTTGAAGGTATGCACCGCTTCTTTCCGGCGCTGGCTCTAATGCACGGGTTTACCATCACGGAAATCCCGGTCCGCCATTATCCGCGCATCCATGGAGAGTCAAAATACGGAGTCGGCAATCGGCTGTTTAAGAGCCTCTACGACCTGATCGCGGTCCGGTGGATGCACCACCGCGTGTTGCGATACCGCTATCAATCGTCTCCTGTCGCCAAGTAA
- a CDS encoding phosphatase PAP2 family protein, translating into MTGDTSARSSAADSTGVVFLASVLCSGAAVALTLLGLLELDVPLTKFVRSLYHPVGYLPNPWLAYFSDIGDRLGRGESLVALSLLLLLVGGKLKRTEVKLAGWQTLVAHGIVAALSNLIKHAVGRPRPKFIHTGAFDLSPFGGSGWDSFPSGHATSAVAIAAVLAVRFPRGRWIFIGAAVAIAASRILRGAHFLTDTVGGAALGWLVGVVAAHPWRAWRSSLGSALASLAPFCVGVSAAIWVMGRTCSVQWPGPLLIIGGFLLTAATFAGYVWLAVRPMVRWPLPRGALRGLMGLGLVMATGSAWMSSAALCAGLATWLRSWTVAPPVADDGMAVARTPAEEVLFCLLILFGLWASLEMRGLLPLP; encoded by the coding sequence GTGACAGGAGACACGTCGGCAAGATCATCGGCTGCCGATTCGACCGGAGTTGTCTTTCTTGCCTCCGTCCTTTGCTCAGGTGCGGCCGTCGCGCTGACCCTCTTGGGCTTGCTCGAACTCGATGTCCCACTGACGAAGTTTGTTCGGTCGTTGTATCACCCCGTCGGGTATCTTCCGAACCCCTGGCTTGCGTATTTCAGCGATATCGGTGATCGGCTCGGCAGAGGAGAGTCCTTGGTCGCGCTCAGCCTGCTTCTGCTGCTCGTCGGGGGAAAGCTGAAACGCACAGAGGTGAAGCTCGCCGGGTGGCAAACTCTGGTGGCTCATGGAATTGTCGCGGCATTGAGCAACCTTATCAAGCACGCGGTCGGTAGACCACGGCCGAAGTTCATCCACACCGGCGCGTTCGATCTCTCTCCCTTCGGTGGCAGTGGATGGGATTCGTTTCCATCCGGACACGCCACGTCGGCTGTGGCGATCGCCGCCGTCCTCGCGGTCAGATTTCCCAGGGGACGTTGGATCTTCATCGGAGCGGCCGTAGCCATAGCCGCGAGTCGAATTCTCCGCGGTGCGCATTTTCTGACCGACACGGTTGGCGGTGCGGCGCTTGGCTGGTTGGTCGGTGTCGTGGCCGCCCATCCTTGGCGAGCCTGGCGATCGTCTCTCGGATCGGCACTGGCGTCTCTCGCTCCGTTCTGCGTTGGCGTGTCGGCCGCCATATGGGTGATGGGCCGCACTTGCTCGGTTCAATGGCCGGGTCCGCTCCTGATAATCGGCGGGTTTCTGTTGACGGCAGCCACGTTTGCCGGATACGTATGGCTGGCCGTCAGGCCGATGGTAAGATGGCCTCTTCCGAGAGGTGCGCTCAGAGGGTTGATGGGATTGGGTTTGGTCATGGCCACAGGATCTGCGTGGATGTCGTCCGCTGCGCTCTGTGCCGGCCTGGCGACTTGGCTCCGATCCTGGACCGTCGCTCCACCGGTTGCAGATGATGGAATGGCCGTTGCTCGGACTCCAGCTGAGGAGGTGCTCTTCTGTCTGCTCATTCTTTTTGGGCTATGGGCAAGCCTAGAGATGAGAGGACTACTGCCGCTGCCGTAG
- a CDS encoding glycosyltransferase family 39 protein, which produces MAKHLVNLAILLALAGTLLFIGLGSIGLTDRDEGRNAEAGREMLETGDWITPTFNYEPRFYKPALVYWLMSGSYSLFGVNEFAARFPSALFGTALILVQYWFSVCWQAPHIGLFSALMLLLNIEMIGLNRMALTDSVLVFFTTTAQFAFWAGFHGMGGRYWMWWFYVGMGIATLAKGPVGFIVPLITMILYLSFTRRWAEYWRKGYPLFGTGLFLLLTLPWYGTMLVIHGSNYVTIAKAQTVGRFMAPMEGHGFGLFFYVPVLLLGFFPWSALLPMSLYGCLKAWRASRRTGMTAPQLASSGVETAPNELELFATLWVIGSFVFFTLSSTRLQHYIAPLFPAAALLAAAYWHRSLVDPATKGVRAAIHLMMGLGFLLALGLSAIPWIYSRLSDKMLKEFPSAGLLDPSAWDAGPYAAALVLLIGMALVGYWGLHEQRRAGAFWAAGGTLAIVALIALRLSLPLINHYFIAPPQELAYAAGVNLRPSDHFVVYGATRPSTIFYARRQAVFVPFGEEETIRLTLAKPGRTMVLLPERFRSNLPAEADQLVPLLRRHGYLLLANQPMVTIPQGAAPPPSDLSPH; this is translated from the coding sequence ATGGCCAAGCACCTGGTGAACCTTGCAATCCTCCTGGCGCTGGCCGGAACGCTCCTCTTCATCGGGCTGGGCTCGATCGGACTCACCGACCGGGATGAGGGTCGCAACGCGGAAGCCGGTCGAGAAATGCTGGAAACCGGCGATTGGATTACGCCGACGTTCAACTATGAACCGCGCTTCTATAAACCGGCGCTGGTCTACTGGCTGATGAGCGGATCTTACTCTCTCTTCGGAGTCAACGAGTTCGCCGCCAGATTTCCCTCCGCGCTGTTCGGCACCGCACTCATCCTGGTCCAATATTGGTTCTCCGTGTGTTGGCAGGCCCCCCATATTGGATTGTTCAGCGCCCTCATGCTGTTGCTCAACATTGAGATGATCGGACTGAATCGCATGGCTCTGACGGACAGCGTGTTGGTGTTCTTCACGACAACGGCGCAGTTCGCATTCTGGGCAGGTTTTCACGGAATGGGAGGCCGATATTGGATGTGGTGGTTTTATGTCGGGATGGGTATTGCGACGCTGGCCAAAGGACCGGTCGGCTTCATCGTCCCACTAATCACCATGATCCTCTATCTCTCGTTCACGCGGCGGTGGGCGGAATACTGGCGTAAGGGCTACCCTCTTTTCGGCACCGGCCTGTTCCTCCTGCTCACTCTTCCTTGGTATGGCACGATGTTGGTCATTCACGGCTCAAACTATGTGACGATTGCCAAGGCCCAGACAGTGGGCCGTTTCATGGCGCCCATGGAAGGGCACGGCTTCGGCCTATTCTTCTACGTGCCTGTTCTGTTGCTGGGATTTTTCCCGTGGAGCGCCCTTCTGCCAATGTCGTTGTACGGTTGTCTCAAGGCGTGGCGGGCGTCGCGCAGGACGGGAATGACTGCTCCGCAACTGGCCTCCTCAGGGGTCGAGACTGCACCCAACGAACTCGAGTTGTTCGCCACGCTCTGGGTGATCGGGTCATTTGTGTTCTTCACGCTCTCCTCCACAAGACTTCAACACTACATCGCCCCCCTCTTTCCGGCAGCGGCTCTTCTCGCTGCGGCCTACTGGCACCGAAGCTTGGTCGACCCGGCAACCAAAGGGGTGCGCGCCGCGATTCATCTCATGATGGGCTTGGGATTTCTGTTGGCGCTGGGGCTATCGGCGATTCCGTGGATCTATTCCCGCCTGTCCGACAAGATGCTGAAAGAATTCCCCTCTGCCGGACTTCTCGACCCCAGCGCGTGGGATGCGGGGCCCTATGCTGCCGCGCTGGTCTTGCTGATCGGAATGGCGTTGGTTGGGTATTGGGGCTTACACGAACAGCGGCGCGCTGGAGCATTCTGGGCGGCTGGTGGGACGCTGGCCATTGTCGCGCTGATCGCCCTCAGGCTCAGCCTGCCTCTGATAAACCACTACTTCATCGCTCCACCGCAGGAGCTGGCCTACGCCGCCGGCGTCAACCTGCGCCCGTCCGATCATTTCGTGGTCTATGGGGCGACCAGACCTTCGACCATCTTCTACGCCAGACGACAGGCCGTCTTCGTGCCCTTTGGCGAAGAAGAGACGATCCGTCTCACCCTGGCCAAACCGGGCCGGACCATGGTCTTGCTTCCGGAGCGTTTTCGATCGAACCTTCCAGCCGAGGCCGATCAGCTGGTCCCGCTCCTTCGGCGTCACGGCTATCTCTTGCTGGCAAATCAGCCGATGGTGACCATTCCGCAAGGAGCGGCACCTCCTCCCTCCGATCTTTCTCCTCATTGA
- the tatA gene encoding twin-arginine translocase TatA/TatE family subunit: MFGSFGWMELLLILIIVLIIFGAGKIPQLGEGLGKAIKGFKKSVNEADAIDVTPPPDAPPPIQQQVTQNHTTSSADAPAQQGQQVKQG, from the coding sequence ATGTTCGGGTCGTTCGGATGGATGGAATTGCTCCTGATATTGATCATCGTCTTGATCATTTTCGGGGCGGGGAAGATTCCACAGCTCGGCGAAGGTCTTGGAAAAGCGATCAAAGGGTTCAAGAAAAGCGTGAATGAGGCGGATGCCATCGATGTCACGCCCCCGCCCGATGCCCCACCGCCCATACAACAACAAGTCACGCAGAATCACACGACGTCCTCCGCTGATGCTCCGGCGCAGCAGGGACAGCAAGTGAAACAAGGATAG
- a CDS encoding lipid-A-disaccharide synthase N-terminal domain-containing protein: MSSTEAIWIAIGFLGQGLFFGRWVVQWIASERTAKSQVPVAFWYMSLIGGLITLAYAIYRRDPVFIAGQGVGALVYVRNLMLIHRSTHDQTAQRPSSVGNS, from the coding sequence ATGTCCAGCACGGAAGCCATCTGGATCGCAATCGGGTTCTTGGGCCAGGGCCTGTTCTTCGGCCGTTGGGTCGTTCAATGGATCGCCTCAGAACGGACGGCGAAGAGTCAGGTCCCGGTCGCGTTCTGGTATATGAGTCTTATCGGGGGCCTGATTACTCTCGCGTATGCCATTTATCGCAGGGATCCCGTGTTCATTGCCGGGCAAGGAGTCGGAGCTCTGGTCTATGTCCGGAACCTCATGTTGATTCATCGATCCACTCACGATCAGACCGCACAACGCCCATCCTCAGTCGGTAACTCCTGA
- the ftsY gene encoding signal recognition particle-docking protein FtsY, with product MAWLQRLNEGLTRTRSAVRGSLDKLLGRTADPALLEELETALVLSDLGAPVVKRTMDQLKQGLLGTNASQILTVQTVLKQTLLQALTPATGPRLEDLIAQGTKPFVILAVGVNGVGKTTTLAKIAQRLANGGLKPLLVAADTFRAAAIDQLKVWSDRIGTEFVCHRRGADPAAVAFDGLMAAKARNADVVLIDTAGRLHTKSNLMDELRKISRVLKQGMPEAPQEVLLVIDATVGQNALVQARQFNQAVGVTGLVLTKLDGTARGGIVVAIADELKLPVRLIGVGESPEDLQDFRPEPFVDALIGVPV from the coding sequence ATGGCATGGCTCCAACGGCTCAATGAAGGCTTAACTCGAACGCGATCGGCTGTTCGCGGGTCCCTTGATAAGCTCTTAGGCCGTACAGCAGATCCGGCGCTGCTTGAAGAGCTAGAGACGGCTCTGGTCCTTTCTGATCTCGGTGCACCAGTCGTGAAACGCACAATGGATCAGTTGAAACAGGGACTACTCGGGACCAATGCTTCACAAATCCTCACGGTTCAGACCGTCCTGAAGCAGACCCTGCTGCAGGCGCTCACCCCTGCCACAGGGCCCAGGCTCGAAGATCTAATCGCCCAAGGCACTAAGCCATTCGTCATTTTGGCTGTGGGCGTGAACGGAGTGGGCAAGACGACGACGCTGGCAAAGATCGCGCAGCGACTGGCAAATGGAGGGCTCAAGCCGCTCCTGGTTGCGGCCGATACCTTTCGCGCTGCGGCAATCGATCAACTGAAGGTATGGTCTGACCGTATCGGCACCGAGTTCGTCTGTCATCGCCGTGGAGCGGATCCGGCCGCCGTGGCTTTCGATGGCTTAATGGCGGCCAAGGCACGCAACGCAGATGTGGTCCTGATCGATACAGCCGGGCGTCTTCATACGAAATCGAATCTGATGGATGAGTTGAGGAAGATCAGTCGCGTGCTGAAGCAGGGAATGCCCGAGGCGCCTCAGGAGGTGCTGCTGGTGATAGATGCGACGGTCGGTCAAAATGCTCTTGTCCAAGCGCGTCAGTTCAATCAGGCTGTCGGGGTCACTGGCCTCGTCCTTACGAAATTGGACGGCACAGCTCGTGGGGGTATTGTGGTCGCCATCGCCGATGAACTGAAGCTGCCGGTGCGGCTGATCGGGGTCGGTGAGTCACCGGAAGATCTCCAGGATTTCCGGCCCGAGCCATTTGTGGACGCCCTTATCGGCGTACCGGTATAG
- a CDS encoding response regulator, with the protein MVKLLIIDDDRMNCDLLQAVFTRHGYEVHTATNGIEGLTLFREHGPRVTILDLRMPGMDGLMILKEIRAMDPHAPVIILGGGATETQENQARSLRVTDFLRKGLSLDVLVEGVNRVVQRPTKSTVETSQTSSAGAATDTDETVLVVDDEQLVRELLVQFLSLRGYRSLGVKDATAALAMIDQAPPDLILLDLFLPGMSGVEMMHRLRQKEFGGAVIIITGSHDEEVLEEAWALHPQEVLTKPVDLERMLSVIQLVLVCREC; encoded by the coding sequence ATGGTCAAACTTCTGATCATTGACGATGATCGTATGAACTGCGATCTCCTGCAGGCCGTCTTTACCCGCCATGGATATGAAGTTCACACCGCGACTAATGGCATAGAAGGCCTGACTCTCTTTCGTGAGCATGGACCACGAGTCACCATTCTGGATCTTCGGATGCCAGGGATGGACGGACTCATGATATTGAAGGAAATTCGAGCCATGGATCCGCACGCACCGGTCATCATTCTTGGGGGGGGTGCGACGGAAACTCAGGAAAATCAAGCTCGGTCGCTACGCGTCACGGACTTCTTGCGCAAAGGTCTCTCGCTGGATGTCCTTGTTGAAGGCGTCAACCGAGTGGTGCAGCGACCCACGAAGTCCACCGTGGAGACTTCGCAAACCTCATCGGCGGGTGCAGCGACCGACACCGACGAAACAGTCTTGGTGGTCGACGATGAGCAGTTGGTGCGCGAATTGTTAGTGCAGTTCTTGAGCCTTCGAGGATATCGATCTCTCGGGGTGAAAGATGCGACGGCCGCCCTCGCGATGATCGATCAAGCTCCTCCGGATTTGATCTTGCTCGATCTTTTCCTGCCTGGCATGAGCGGGGTGGAGATGATGCATCGACTTCGCCAGAAGGAATTCGGCGGCGCCGTCATTATCATCACCGGAAGTCATGACGAAGAAGTTCTTGAGGAAGCGTGGGCTCTCCATCCACAGGAAGTTCTCACCAAGCCGGTCGATCTTGAGCGAATGCTTTCAGTCATCCAGCTTGTGCTTGTTTGTCGCGAATGTTAA
- a CDS encoding M1 family aminopeptidase, with the protein MLTGKALRFALVLLTATVLHAQFSLCEEHQYQSQGTAIQRHELFVQLYPETHELIGRDRMTLALSEKETAIRLSLASTLAVQRIAGGVDDSTGREPDQTLAFSIEHDTAPPQVQQIVIPLPSASAKNMTMTLTITYQGVIDDPPREPRHLRFVTPSDTAGHIGPEGVYLSSESRWYPDSPGSLSAYSLRVALPESWTAATQATVHKTTACLPDQCRGANMALIEWNPTTPSEALTVVANRFVVKQRPWVAKSGQPVKLTTYLFPEDSHLADEYLDAASRYLDAYIGVLGSYPFETFAVIENFFASGLGMPSFTLLGSAIIKRHYVQPYALGHEIVHSWIGNGVFNQTDKGNWVEGLTTYLANYYWYELTGQLSQARDQRRLFVRSYNLHVPRDRDYPVSRFMQKHDERDNAIGYQKVAMTLHLLRQEIGEQAFWSGIKRLVASYLGRHAEWHDIELVFNETSGRDLGWFFKQWIERSGVPAPSLRRAVARPVDGAAAFDLDVRMVQGEPLFRFPVQLRIRMDDAREHTLDIQMADAAQSATVRLPSRPVDVRLDPETMLIRRIPRQSLPPMLNHYVTDARRTVMLAGSFPSSHPYQELAARIETQESRKGESGHVAIIPSATAALFPLEGSVLLLGNDVGREVIQPLLATHCGQRVHLTESGVAIEGENYDGPGMAVIVTCHRVDRPGSVLSLLYSATPEAAATVSRLLFFYGWNSFVVFKNGSVVTRGEWPGERDPSEQMEVFLDEKRVIR; encoded by the coding sequence ATGCTGACTGGCAAGGCGCTCCGCTTCGCGCTCGTTCTCCTCACCGCAACAGTGCTTCATGCACAATTCAGTCTGTGCGAGGAGCACCAGTATCAATCTCAGGGAACGGCCATTCAACGCCATGAGCTGTTTGTGCAACTCTATCCAGAAACTCACGAACTGATTGGTCGTGACCGCATGACGCTGGCGCTTTCCGAGAAGGAGACCGCTATCCGTCTGTCGTTGGCCTCGACACTTGCCGTGCAGCGCATTGCCGGAGGGGTAGATGATTCGACGGGGCGTGAGCCCGATCAGACACTCGCGTTCTCGATCGAGCATGATACGGCACCGCCACAGGTCCAGCAGATTGTGATTCCGTTGCCAAGCGCCTCCGCCAAGAATATGACGATGACACTTACGATCACGTACCAGGGTGTGATTGATGATCCACCCAGAGAGCCTCGACATCTGCGTTTTGTCACGCCGAGCGATACGGCCGGCCACATCGGCCCGGAGGGTGTCTATCTCAGCAGCGAAAGCCGATGGTACCCTGACAGTCCCGGCTCCCTAAGCGCGTACTCGCTTCGTGTCGCATTGCCGGAAAGCTGGACGGCCGCAACGCAAGCCACGGTACACAAGACAACCGCCTGTTTGCCGGATCAATGTCGAGGGGCGAACATGGCGTTGATCGAGTGGAATCCGACAACGCCTAGCGAAGCCCTGACGGTCGTGGCCAATCGATTCGTCGTCAAACAACGCCCTTGGGTCGCAAAGAGTGGCCAACCAGTGAAACTGACGACATACCTGTTTCCCGAGGACTCGCATCTCGCGGACGAATATCTGGACGCAGCCAGCCGGTATCTGGATGCCTATATCGGAGTTCTGGGGTCCTATCCCTTTGAGACGTTTGCCGTCATCGAGAATTTCTTCGCGAGCGGTCTGGGTATGCCCTCGTTTACCCTGCTCGGCAGCGCGATCATCAAGCGGCATTACGTCCAGCCGTATGCGCTTGGCCATGAAATCGTCCATTCGTGGATCGGGAACGGGGTGTTCAACCAAACGGACAAAGGGAACTGGGTGGAAGGACTGACCACCTACCTGGCCAATTACTATTGGTACGAACTGACTGGTCAGCTGTCTCAGGCTCGTGATCAGCGGCGCCTGTTCGTTCGGTCGTACAATCTGCACGTGCCGCGTGATCGTGACTATCCTGTAAGTCGGTTCATGCAGAAGCATGACGAGCGCGACAATGCAATCGGATATCAAAAGGTTGCGATGACGCTTCATCTCTTACGGCAAGAGATTGGGGAACAGGCGTTCTGGTCTGGAATAAAGCGTCTGGTCGCCAGCTATCTCGGTCGGCACGCGGAGTGGCATGATATAGAACTGGTATTCAACGAAACCAGCGGCCGCGACCTTGGTTGGTTTTTCAAGCAGTGGATTGAGCGAAGCGGTGTGCCGGCACCATCCCTCAGGCGCGCCGTCGCACGCCCTGTCGACGGTGCTGCTGCATTTGACCTTGATGTACGCATGGTCCAAGGTGAGCCATTGTTCCGGTTTCCCGTCCAGCTTCGGATCCGGATGGATGACGCACGCGAACATACGCTGGATATTCAGATGGCGGACGCGGCGCAGTCGGCCACCGTCCGACTCCCAAGTCGTCCCGTGGACGTGCGGCTTGATCCGGAGACAATGCTGATTCGCAGAATCCCACGGCAATCCTTACCGCCCATGTTGAACCACTATGTCACCGATGCGCGTCGAACGGTCATGCTCGCCGGTTCATTTCCGTCATCTCACCCGTATCAGGAGTTAGCTGCGCGCATCGAGACTCAGGAGAGTCGCAAGGGAGAATCGGGCCATGTTGCGATCATTCCGAGCGCGACGGCCGCACTGTTTCCGCTCGAGGGGTCGGTGTTACTATTGGGCAACGACGTGGGGCGAGAGGTCATCCAACCATTGTTGGCGACTCATTGTGGGCAACGAGTCCATCTGACCGAGTCGGGTGTCGCGATAGAAGGCGAGAACTATGATGGACCCGGGATGGCCGTCATCGTCACGTGCCATCGCGTTGATCGGCCGGGCAGCGTCCTGTCCCTCTTGTACTCGGCAACCCCGGAGGCCGCTGCCACCGTCTCTCGGCTGCTGTTTTTTTACGGCTGGAATAGTTTTGTCGTGTTCAAGAACGGGTCTGTCGTCACGCGCGGAGAATGGCCAGGTGAACGTGACCCGAGCGAGCAAATGGAGGTGTTCCTCGATGAGAAGCGTGTCATTCGGTAG